From the genome of Gorilla gorilla gorilla isolate KB3781 chromosome 4, NHGRI_mGorGor1-v2.1_pri, whole genome shotgun sequence, one region includes:
- the SPINK14 gene encoding LOW QUALITY PROTEIN: serine protease inhibitor Kazal-type 14 (The sequence of the model RefSeq protein was modified relative to this genomic sequence to represent the inferred CDS: substituted 1 base at 1 genomic stop codon): MAKSFPVFSLLSFILIHLVLSSVSGPRHWWPPHGIIKVKCPYEKVNLSWYNGTVNPCPGLYXPVCGTNFITYHNPCILCVESLKSHGRIRFYHDGKC, translated from the exons ATGGCCAAATCTTTCCCAGTATTCTCACTTTTGTCCTTTATCTTGATACATTTGGTGTTATCTTCCG TTTCAGGCCCTAGACACTGGTGGCCACCACATGGAATTATTAAG GTGAAATGTCCATATGAGAAAGTAAACTTGAGTTGGTACAATGGAACAGTCAACCCCTGCCCTGGCTTATATTAACCCGTCTGTGGCACCAATTTTATAACCTATCATAATCCCTGCATTCTGTGTGTTGAGAGCTT GAAATCTCATGGAAGAATCAGGTTTTACCATGATGGAAAATGTTAG